One genomic window of Cercospora beticola chromosome 5, complete sequence includes the following:
- a CDS encoding uncharacterized protein (BUSCO:EOG092604I8), producing the protein MAGDGVEKPCTIVLHDDRVSGFDVLAGPRAMHVGEVAHLSAPGARSLCICPAGQAGGANEISIHVSLASLFGFENRTQGKIQLIDDTDVATATHVEIFFRDQYLSRADMWQLMKCLEDTVMFEGQVLKYLGSVIADVEQIWVAGKNVDSAFVSHPYTKPIFRSRSARYSILIEVSREMLEGWSNGSLMYERLIDDFLQELFQKWERAKARHLASVILFGRATGTDGISKRDTQTHQHGEDFYILLVSEVTSITWNDILHKIKKAFNDLTLSRSVSLAAESNILEAIHLTAMDFADDQNDAHLMSTGTSIIAITAGIGVFDADHTLLKQTTDLLVGNSIGVDIVALSPRPLHPVPLFRYDHDGTTEYALPHWVDISYWHTSLEEQLTTWTLSETEEPVHDIALPFLKDSGFGEIDTGVMDSHDNQVFGEEPAALRNLVRVPSLEPSMGSADTVRGLPFHEKPKKASPEKSRPIEIAAPDTTGSATKAALYGAKRNRLPPHPLMQTGRKISLGPKGLAPSRGVASTTLSVEHAEKEKEINYAASLASITASDKNSGLAKAFQASLRRKPSQQSMISQQFSEPDPYHISKPIEIQSEQHAHTPNKGRGSESDELVKILEQNMENTTVTKALQNDTSFSTTPKGGGSNFGRRSRHDSTHEALDMMSPWVMLLNPCNPRRDNMRVASQYRKWQHVFPRPVSTGSFKWSSMCAPAALPLTSEYKPSPAELEFYYRKQVKRHVISDSSGLKEESASILVERLIDVRLIRGFQIVAIRNSGGEQIVQSKGRPILLSLGRWYHEIQRISDFEVQIVQYSPKSGIGSEDLESQHYVTSYEPKMRTILGLNIKPEISYHSEAPITDWTELDEHILRLAPLPEINVTFKVRLVLLPVDISKTDYQSRLGGLSDEERRIEGIQRLTQLWQRQRYFSAEDQSHQVSVKKSASTPYTAERDPNPLAIEYQTRDPSVVVNAHGPALSSQLEEGDLDASLFSEAEKHHSSNFDIVKLVKQMQEPPPYGVEVRDRRWLTVTHLKCFRGDEMTTWLLGVFRDLELREDAVNVGNELMSRGVFSHVRQKHKFRDGHYFYQISSAYRTTEYPNTTGLFSKAPWRSIPPTPMTDSMKSPMLRPVSGISATDSSSSSDKGTPGLYPTEPKQIMLSQSMQFNVDPQKKSDHLQIMDLHYDRIHNPENCYHIQLEWLGTSAKLIREAIARWSSSVEGYGLKLMQVPLQEACKFREHHPYDQPQPVKLAVRPPDKVLATPLMEPHTFSPRTVEDPLAYHKRLLKKLDFVLDYEAASTFTTSINVRYSFGPPSYQYTQFVHKSGLVLAQILANDIGDFYLLPNRLATSKLTSTMRPTTEFDRPDVTVDTVQKHFKAFCKNEEALRQFYNEIDRVRPAVAPSPMSTASSGMADLDVPPMQLPPLSGNHRAQLRGL; encoded by the coding sequence ATGGCCGGTGATGGTGTGGAAAAGCCTTGCACCATCGTGCTTCACGATGACCGCGTTTCCGGGTTCGACGTTCTCGCCGGTCCGAGAGCAATGCATGTCGGCGAAGTTGCACACCTATCTGCTCCAGGGGCGCGCTCGCTCTGCATATGTCCTGCTGGTCAGGCCGGTGGCGCGAATGAGATCTCGATACATGTCTCTTTGGCGTCTCTATTTGGATTCGAGAATAGGACACAAGGCAAGATCCAGCTCATCGACGACACCGACGTGGCGACCGCAACCCATGTTGAAATATTCTTCCGCGATCAATATCTGTCCCGAGCGGATATGTGGCAGCTGATGAAATGTCTTGAAGACACGGTTATGTTTGAAGGTCAGGTGCTCAAGTATCTTGGCTCTGTGATTGCCGACGTCGAGCAGATTTGGGTGGCAGGCAAAAACGTCGATTCTGCCTTCGTCTCACACCCTTATACGAAGCCCATTTTCAGGAGTCGAAGCGCCCGCTACTCCATTCTCATCGAAGTGTCGAGAGAAATGCTCGAAGGCTGGAGCAATGGATCTCTCATGTATGAGAGATTGATTGACGATTTCCTCCAGGAGCTGTTCCAAAAGTGGGAGAGGGCCAAGGCACGGCATCTCGCGTCAGTCATCCTTTTTGGACGTGCTACGGGAACCGATGGCATTAGCAAGCGCGACACTCAAACCCATCAGCATGGCGAGGACTTTTACATCTTGTTGGTGTCCGAAGTGACCAGTATCACGTGGAATGACATCTTGCACAAGATTAAAAAAGCATTCAACGATTTGACTCTGTCAAGATCGGTTTCTCTTGCGGCAGAAAGCAACATACTCGAAGCTATCCATCTGACAGCTATGGACTTCGCAGATGATCAGAACGACGCACATTTGATGAGCACCGGCACCTCAATTATTGCCATCACAGCTGGAATCGGGGTCTTTGATGCGGACCACACGCTGCTCAAGCAGACTACTGACTTGCTTGTTGGCAATAGCATTGGCGTGGATATCGTTGCTCTTTCACCGAGACCACTGCACCCAGTGCCTTTGTTCCGTTACGATCACGATGGGACTACAGAGTACGCTTTACCACACTGGGTCGACATCTCATACTGGCATACCTCTCTCGAAGAGCAATTGACAACATGGACATTGTCGGAAACGGAAGAACCTGTTCATGACATCGCTTTACCTTTCCTGAAGGACTCTGGCTTCGGTGAAATTGATACTGGCGTCATGGATTCTCACGACAATCAAGTCTTTGGCGAAGAGCCTGCAGCGCTGCGCAATTTGGTGAGAGTGCCCTCTTTGGAGCCATCGATGGGCTCGGCGGATACTGTCCGTGGCCTGCCTTTTCATGAAAAGCCCAAAAAGGCGAGCCCCGAGAAGAGTCGTCCAATTGAGATCGCTGCACCTGACACCACTGGCAGCGCAACTAAGGCTGCTCTTTACGGTGCGAAGAGAAATCGTCTACCGCCCCATCCGTTGATGCAGACAGGCCGTAAGATCAGCCTGGGACCCAAAGGTCTGGCGCCAAGTAGAGGCGTGGCGAGCACAACATTGTCGGTCGAGCAcgcggagaaggagaaggagatcaaTTATGCGGCTTCCCTCGCCTCTATAACTGCAAGCGACAAAAACAGTGGGCTTGCAAAGGCCTTCCAAGCCAGCCTGAGACGAAAACCATCACAACAGAGCATGATCTCCCAACAGTTCAGTGAGCCGGACCCATATCACATCTCAAAGCCAATTGAAATACAGTCTGAGCAGCACGCACACACGCCCAACAAAGGAAGAGGGTCGGAAAGCGATGAACTCGTCAAGATTCTGGAGCAGAATATGGAGAACACTACAGTCACCAAGGCTCTGCAGAATGATACCTCTTTCTCCACTACGCCAAAGGGAGGTGGCTCGAACTTTGGTCGCAGAAGCCGGCACGATTCGACACACGAGGCACTGGACATGATGTCCCCTTGGGTCATGCTTCTAAATCCCTGCAATCCTCGAAGAGACAACATGCGAGTGGCAAGTCAATACCGCAAATGGCAGCATGTCTTCCCACGTCCCGTGAGCACTGGCTCGTTCAAGTGGTCGTCGATgtgcgctcctgctgctttgcCGCTTACTTCGGAGTACAAGCCATCGCCAGCTGAGCTCGAATTCTACTACCGCAAGCAGGTCAAACGACATGTCATAAGCGATTCCAGTGGGCTCAAAGAAGAGTCCGCGAGTATACTTGTGGAGAGACTGATTGACGTGCGTCTTATTCGTGGCTTCCAGATTGTGGCGATCAGGAACAGTGGCGGCGAGCAGATTGTCCAAAGCAAAGGAAGGCCTATCCTGCTCTCGTTGGGCCGGTGGTACCATGAGATACAGCGAATCTCAGATTTCGAAGTGCAAATTGTTCAGTACTCTCCAAAATCAGGCATTGGTAGCGAAGATCTGGAGTCGCAACACTATGTGACATCCTACGAGCCAAAGATGCGTACCATCCTCGGTCTGAATATCAAGCCAGAGATTTCGTACCACTCCGAGGCACCGATTACAGATTGGACAGAGCTTGACGAGCACATCTTACGCCTGGCACCTCTTCCAGAAATCAATGTTACCTTCAAAGTACGGCTTGTACTCTTGCCAGTAGACATATCGAAGACGGACTACCAAAGCCGGCTAGGGGGTCTTTCTGATGAGGAGCGGCGCATCGAGGGTATTCAGCGACTGACACAATTATGGCAACGCCAGCGATACTTCTCCGCCGAAGACCAATCGCACCAGGTCTCGGTGAAGAAGTCGGCATCCACACCGTACACGGCCGAGCGCGATCCGAACCCGCTGGCCATTGAGTATCAGACTCGAGATCCAAGTGTCGTTGTCAATGCGCATGGTCCTGCTCTGTCCAGCCAACTCGAAGAGGGTGACCTTGATGCTTCTCTGTTCTCAGAAGCTGAGAAGCATCACAGCAGCAACTTCGACATCGTTAAGCTGGTCAAACAGATGCAAGAACCACCTCCATATGGTGTAGAAGTGCGTGATAGAAGATGGCTCACCGTCACACATCTGAAATGCTTTAGAGGTGATGAGATGACAACGTGGCTACTGGGTGTATTCAGAGATCTAGAGTTGCGCGAGGATGCTGTCAATGTCGGCAACGAGCTGATGAGTCGCGGTGTCTTTTCTCATGTGCGACAGAAGCACAAATTCCGAGATGGCCATTACTTCTACCAGATCAGCAGCGCCTACAGAACGACGGAGTATCCGAACACCACTGGATTGTTCAGCAAGGCGCCATGGAGATCGATACCTCCCACGCCTATGACTGACTCCATGAAGTCACCGATGCTGAGACCAGTCAGCGGCATTAGCGCCACCGACTCGAGCTCATCATCTGACAAAGGAACACCCGGCCTATATCCCACGGAACCAAAACAAATCATGCTCAGCCAGTCTATGCAGTTTAACGTCGACCCGCAGAAGAAATCTGACCATCTTCAGATCATGGACTTGCATTACGATCGCATTCACAACCCAGAGAACTGCTATCACATCCAGCTGGAATGGCTTGGAACATCAGCGAAACTGATCCGGGAAGCTATTGCTCGGTGGTCTAGTTCGGTCGAAGGATATGGCTTAAAGCTGATGCAGGTTCCTCTTCAAGAAGCGTGCAAGTTCAGAGAGCACCATCCGTACGACCAGCCACAGCCAGTCAAACTTGCCGTGCGTCCACCAGACAAAGTTCTCGCCACGCCTCTAATGGAGCCACACACTTTCTCTCCGCGTACAGTCGAAGATCCTCTGGCATATCACAAACGCCTGCTGAAAAAGCTCGACTTCGTCCTCGATTATGAAGCAGCCAGCACATTTACCACCTCGATCAATGTGCGATACTCCTTTGGCCCACCTTCGTACCAATACACACAGTTCGTGCACAAATCTGGTTTGGTACTCGCGCAAATACTCGCAAATGACATTGGCGATTTCTATTTACTACCCAACAGGCTTGCAACAAGCAAACTAACGTCTACTATGAGGCCTACGACTGAATTCGACCGTCCAGATGTGACTGTTGATACGGTCCAGAAACACTTCAAGGCGTTTTGTAAGAACGAAGAGGCGTTGAGACAATTTTACAATGAGATTGATCGCGTCAGACCGGCGGTGGCGCCAAGTCCGATGAGCACTGCGTCGTCTGGCATGGCGGACTTGGATGTACCGCCGATGCAGTTACCCCCTTTGAGTGGAAATCATCGTGCGCAGTTGAGAGGACTGTGA